Below is a window of Musa acuminata AAA Group cultivar baxijiao chromosome BXJ3-11, Cavendish_Baxijiao_AAA, whole genome shotgun sequence DNA.
GCATCTCAGAAGTCTCCGCAACTCGACAAAAGAAGCGGAGTTTCAACAAAACAAAAGAGGAAATAAAAGTTAAAAAGTAGTTCGTGCGGCCAACGGCGAGAGGACACTACGAGGGTCCGACTGCCGTCGGATGAGCGACGCGTGTGGTGCGAGCGCGGCGGTGTTCACACGAGGCGTCCAATGGCGGAGCTCCACGACGCGGGTCCGGCCGGCCCCGCGCCTCACTTTTCCAATCCCCCTCGCTTTCCTCCCGACCGCTTCCTTTAAAAGGTGTCGCGTTTCCCTGCGACCGGGACGGCCGGCCCCACGCAGGAGGACGTGGCGTATACGCGTCGAAAGAGATCGGGACGtacgtattcttgctttgtgtttccaCCCTCTTTTAGTTTTCTGCTCTTTTAGCAAAAACACAGAAACAGTTGATGTCACACTCGAATACAGATGAGGATGCCAACGTGACGCTGACAGCAGTCACCCACGTAATCCCGATCTTATTAGCACACGCGTCCATGGCGCGTAATCACTCTAAAAGATCAATACTAATCCATTACATTACAGCATCGACTTCCGCTGGTCAAGCAAAAGAAAGGTTGGCCACTTACCTCGTTCTTTATGTTGAGGTGCCTATCGGCAGAACACGTGTACAACATCTGCTGATGGCAATGGCCACGGGATCTTTGAATCCAATGATTCGGTCCACATCAAAAAGGTTGAGTTGTCGGGTCGCCATCTGTCATGTCCACAATTGGGTAGCATCGAATTTGCCATCGCAAAGTCGTAAACGCCAAGTGTTGTTCAGATGTTGGGTGGCTTCGTGATCGCCACATCGTGGTGGCGCTCGAACTTATCACTCCTTTTTGTTACTTGATGATGAAGATTTAAAGAAGCCTCCGGTCAAAAGTGGATTTGTTTCCCTTAGAATatctaataaattaatattaattttgatCGAGAATACCGTCTAAATATCTTTTTCGAATCATGCATGCCAACAACCACGTCGAGGGTGGATGACGTGGCTTAAGCTGGCGGTTTCCGAGAACGGGCTTCGGTTTTATGGGCTCATTGAGTTCATTGTATCCGTGACATTGGACTCATTGGGTTTGATTTGCCAtggttttattataaatatatatatctttacACATCGTATAATTTTACGAATACAATACGTACATTCATAgtctataaataatattaatcgGAGAGTGGCTGACGTAACGCTGCCGGATCGTTTCTCCGGGCGTTACCGGTCGCTTCTTTCTTGATGTCAAAGCCATTGTTCCCTCCGTTACCATCGAAGACCTACCGTTCTTTCCTCCTCCTCATACTCGCCGTCAAGGGACAGCGCCGCCATTCGTTCGGGATTTGAGTTCTTCGAGGTTCGATTTTCCATCCCTACCTCGCCTTTTGAATCAATCAATATATAGTGTTATGGTGCTTTTCCACGTCGCAATCCTTGGGAATTTCCGGATGATGCTTCCTTGGACTCTTTCTCGGTCGTTTCTTGTATGATCGATCATCCATACGGGCGTCCACTATAGAGTCCATTTTCTTCATTGTGATCGTGCTTTTCGTTTCATTGAGTAACCCTAGCGACTGAAAAGTAAAAGGCGAACCAATAAGTGTAGCATCATCGACTTTATGCCTCTGGGAGAGTTAGCAACATAAAAGAGCGAAAAGGTGACCAGATAAGCACCGCAACTGCAGCTCCAAGGAGCAAAGAATCCCTAAATGCTTAGGGTTTGCCCAGTGCTGACCCATTCGCCTTTTGCAAGTATGTAAATTATTGTAGGAAATAATAGAAAATTTGTTAACCGAGGCCGTTATTGACTGTATTAATCATGGGATAGGGGGTAGCAATTTGGGCTATTCAGGTTCATTCGATGTGGAGTTCGAGGTTTATACTGGAGGTTATTGCCTTTTGTTAGAGGTGCAGACCATTCACAGGACTCAAATTCCCTATGTTTGATCGATCAATCCGATGTGTTTTAAGCTCAGGAAATGTTGTATACATATGTGTCCATTGTCTTGACCCCCTATCCTTCTGCAAATTGGCAAGTTATTGTAGGAAATAATAGAAAATCTGTTCCCTATACCTGTTCTTGACTTTAATCATGGGATAAAGAGTAGCATTTGGGCTATTAAGAGGTTCATTCGGTGTGGAGTTTTTAGGTTTATACAGCAGGGTATTTTCTTTTGTTAGAGGTGCAGATCATTCACAGGACTCAAATTCTCTGTTTGATCGTACAATTCAATGTGTTTTTGTCTTGTGAAGCTATGATTTTTTGTTCCATATTCTGTTGCTGACATCCTTAATTGGTTAGTGGACACGTCCCTATTTTCCTTCTTAAGCTAATCTAAAACAATACATTTTTGCATGAACGGTTGTAAGTTTATTAAGCTAATCTTTTTTGCTACCAAAACCTCCTTCTGTTGATTGAGGTCGCGGTTATGTCATGATACATAATGAGATATTTGGCACACTTGTGAGTATTGGGCACATCTCATGCTTGCCAGTATATAGAATCTTAACTGCAACAACACTTGCACATGACATGATTCAGCATATGACATGTAAATTATAGGTCTCTATGGCTAGGACCTTACTCCTTGTTTCTAATTAAACTTTTGGGGCTTAGGCATGTATTACTTTAATTCTAAGTAATGATCATTAGTTTGTAATTAGGGGCATTTGTTGGGAACTACAGTCATCATAGGAGGATTGTGATTTAAGAATTATGTTGTTTGTGTAGTAAACTCAAcgctattgtatatatatatatatatatatatatatgtgtgtgtgtgtgtgtgtgtgtgtgtgtgtgtgtgtgtgtgtgtgtgtgtgtgtgtgtgtgtgtgtgtgtgtgtgtgtgtgtgtgtgtgtgtgtgtgtgtgtgtgtgtgtgtgtgtgtgtgtgtgtgtgtgtgtgtgtgtgtgtgtgtgtgtgtgtgtgtgtgtgtgtgtgtgtgtgtgtgtgtgtgtgtgtgtgtgtgtgtgtgtgcgcattGTGTTTAAATTTTAGCATAATTTAGTCAGATTTGAAAAGCTCTAAGCCAGACTAGTTGATGTTGGATTCTTAGATGCCTTTGTGATGGCATCAAAGAACAAGCCTATATGATCTTGACCAAGTATAAATCTTCTAAACGCTTAACTTATTGGGAACTCAAGGTATCTTCTTTTATGCATTTCACTGTAGGATATTTTATGCTCTTTCAAACAATTCCCGTCAGCCATTTATTCCTAtagatcatgttgcatagacagaGTTCTCTTATGGAGATGAAAATGTGCTAACGACAGACTGGTTTTGCCTGTTGATGTCTTGTCATTATGCTAGGTACTCTTAGTTGGCATTCGAACTGTGGAGTCAATGGTTCTAACACATGGAAAAATACAAAAGACAACTATCTCTAAAACAAATATAGCTAGTATGCTGATATGTGACCAGAATTATGTGGATGCAGTCCGGGAAATACTGTTCAGTTCTATCATTATCTTTTAGTTATAGTGATGTTCTCTTTTTCATCTTTTGTACCTTTGATGAGCCCATCACCTCTTCAAGTAGTGTTTTGTGAACAGAATCTAGCTATGAACTCATGTATCTTAATCCTATATTTCTTGTTTCAACTTTGGTTCTAGAGGTGCTTATATCTATTAGGATTCGCTGCTAGTGACTGAGGAGTTCCCGGTTTTTTATCATGAAAACATCTGTTTAGGAGGGGGGAGGATTATGCCAATTGATGGTCATCATCTTTAAAGATTAGTATTTTCTTAGATGTTCCTTCCGTTATTGCAACCCTACTGTATGCTTTTCCTTTTCAATGGCTTGATATCTAACAAATATGAGGTGATCAAAATGGGTTGTGTGGGCTTCCAGATGAAGGGCTCCACTAATTATTAGTTCTGGAGTTCCTTAGTCTGCTAGCTAACACCATATTACTCAAAGCTCTATAACTATTGAAAGAAAGGCATCAGCATTTGGCATCATCTAATAATTATCACAACATGAAAACTATTAAATTGAAACTACATCGAATATGCAAACTTTCAAATATTACATCATAAAATATTCACATTTTGAGTAATATAACTCGAGCATTTTTGCCAATGGTTAATTTCCTTGAATTGATTGATATCAGAAATATGTGATAATGTGAGTAAGTACATAAGATGAAATATTCTTCAATTAGGCTTTGTCATTTTCGGTCACTTTTTAGGTACATTCTATCCAGGTTTTTAGGCTAATGCTTAGTAGTTCAATTCACTTTAATTTTATACTATGTCTTTATGAAATTGTGAGCCTTGGTACAATGGTTACTCTTTTGTGACTTGAGAGACGAAGATTCAAGTCACGGAAATaatctttttaaatatttaaaagtacAGTTACATACATTGATTCGTAGATCTGAAAACAATCTTTATTGACGGCAGCCTCGAGTATGCCCTTACATCCTTTTTGAAATGGCAAGTGCGTAAGATTTATTTCATGCAATATCTTTGATACTCATTTTCATGGCTAGTCGACAAAGAACAACTTATTAGTTTTGGAAATTTTTACCTTTGGTAGTTATGTGTAGTTGCTTGCCGAGATCCATGGTTCGACTTATTTGATGATATGATAAGGATAAAGCTCATTTCAGAATTAATGGAAGAGTCAAATAAACtatgttttattttattattctgCTGTGTCGAGTAGGTCGATGCTTCTTGCACGTTTAAATTCACTAGTCAAAGGCAGGACTTTGAACCGTATGGTGATGGATCCAATTTATCTCTAGCACTAGCACTTCTCTTGATATAACTTTTGACTGAcattttaaaaagttaataaacaTAGGTTCGATCGATTATTTCACCGAACTCTGAACTTAGAGAGGGGTCTTTTTTTTTCCTGATGGATATACTGGAGGTTGAAAGAGTACTGATGACTAAGCATTAATATATTTGCCTAAGAGGTGATTTTTCTGAAGGTATATTGATAAAGTGTGGCTTGTCATACATATATTTGCATAAGCTCACCCTTTTGAGTTGTCCATCATAAGTATGACATTCATCTTGGTGAACTTTTTCTTTCCATCATGCTGTAGTGTTGTCAAACAGATCCTTATTCAACTTTTGCTTGCCACACTGCAGATAATTTAGGATACTCCACATTCAGATAACTTTGGGTGCTTATAGATAAATTAAATTCCTGCTGATTTCTTTACCTTTTATATTGAGGATGAAATTTTATTCCTTGTGGTATTCATCTACAAACGTAAAGGTTGACCTTCCTCATTAATTCACTTACAGATGATGCATCGCATCTAATATTAACAGTGCATGCAGTGGGACGTCAACATTAATTTTCGGGTTCTATCTGAATCATGTCTAAGTTACAAGTAGTCATGGAatcaatgctttttttttttttttgtactgaCGAGGCCGTAGGCATTGTGGCACTGGTTGTGGTCACGTTTGCTTGCATTCTTTTCGCCGTACAAAGTGTAAATTTATTACTCTTAGAAAAGATGGTTGTTCGAGTGTGAAAGAGAACGGACATGACGACTAAACAACTCCCACCCACTCCTTTATTATAAGAATACTGGTGAATCATATCTTGTAGCATTCGATATTGATGAACGAACGGTTCAAAAAGACCGAAGCTAGCCCTCTTCTATGTAATTCTGAACACATTATGGATGGTTCTGAATACGATCACATCTCAATGATGATGTGATTGTCACATGTATATTCATCTAAATTCTAAGTCAAATATCTGCTTATGCTTAGAGCATAAGTGGTGGGTAGCTGATTTTTTTGATAAATAGATATTTAATTATTTGAGAGTGTGATGGTATATCGAGCACCAGTGGTCTAGTGGTAGAATAGTACCCTGCCACGGTACAgacccgggttcgattcccggctgGTGCAATATGTGTTTTAAGATTTTGTTTTCAGATACTTTGTATATATATTACTATCGCAACATGTTTCAAGGATATCTTTCCAAGCTGTAGCAGATTCTGATGAGGGAAAGTGACACAAAGGTGTGGGGAATCATGTGTGTTACGGACGAAGAAGAGGTGTTTTTTTTGTTATCAGTGGATGCAATGATTCCACCAAGAGGGtgcatggatttgaaaattcACCATTGGAATGTAATATCCAAGTTGCCTTTGATTAATGGCATATTGGATCGAATATAGTACTTCAATTGAATCCATGTGGGACAGCAATGATCATTCTATTGCATGTCTACAGTTCAATCGATGCATAAAGAAATATGAGGCAGCATCTTTCATGACATATTCTAGTGAATAAAGAACCAGTTTCATGAGGACCTGCTCATTTGTTTTTGTTGACTTGATGTAGGTGGGGCTTTCTGTGTGCATTGCAAATTCATGTGAGggaaaagaaaagatgaaaaGATTAGCCTATCACTTGAGATGCATCACAACTTCGCCTACATTGAGAGACCATCATTTGCAGCATCATGAATTAAGAGGTTAGCCAATCTCTCTCTTACTTGTTCCTGATGTATGCTTCTGATTTTAATATGTCAGCTAATCTACCGGAACCATTCCAAATATAATAACGTACGTTAACAAGTACCATCAAAAGAAAGTGCTCGAGGCCTTTACAAGTCATGGAAAACACGTAGTTTCACCTAATGATGCACTGAAACTTTTGAGGCTGGTATACATTACCGGCTGATGTAATAAATTAGTCGAGCAGATAAATTTAGTCcacatcattagaattaaaatcatTGTCATTAGCCTTCATTTGATTATCTTCATTTATATGGCATATAAATTTTTAGTGATCAAGAGAATTAGTTAATGAATCATCAATATGGATATATGTTTAGAGTATAGAAAAGGGAATAAGGTAGCTACTTAGCAATCAATCTTGATGGTCATTATGCAGAAATTTTTTTGCCCTCAACCTCTGGCTTTTCCTAATCTTCTTTTTCTGTGGCACTCTTCGTTTTGTTAAAGGATTTGATTTGCCTAAGGAATATAATTGTATCAATATCTTAGTTGGAGAAAGATCAGGTTtaagactttttttttatcaaagaaaGCCTTTCCTTTGTTAGCATAACTATCTTATTATTACCAGTGAACAAACAAAATTTACTTCCACTGCAATGAATATCCACAGTTAATAATCAAAATTGTTTTCATGAAACTAAGAAGGAAAATTAGGTCTCCTTTTATATATCGTTGCATCCTTTTCAAGTGTATTCAACTTCATATACAATTgggaggaagagaaaaaaaaatatataacttgCAGTTTTCATGAGTCAGCCAAgtggatataaaaaaatatatgcaaTGGGGGGGGTTAGGGTGACGCCACACTTTAATTGTCAGCCTAGCCATCATCTTCCTGGTAGCAacaacataagaagagaattataaGAATCAACAGAGTTTCATGTAGAACACTTCATGCAACACTCGCAGAAGCTTTGGAAGGTTCAGCTTTGCATATCTTGCTTGAGACAGCCTTGAAGCAGCTGCTTTCCCAAACTCAAAGTTTCTGATCTTTGATTATTGTGCAACATAATTGTATGCTATGTTAAGCTAAAAAAGGACACCGATAAGTGTTCACCAAAACCATGCATGGTAACACGGAGAAGGTTTTGCCTTCGTCCTCGTTTCGCATCGGTTTCTCTTTAACTAGTATGGCGGCCGGCGCGCATGCGCACGTGCGATCGCGTCGTGAGCAAGCTGCCCGCCGTCGGGTATTAGATTCGGCGGCAGGTTGTACATGCTCAGCAACGAGGGATCCAGTAATCCCCCGCcgcctcctgtttcctcctcctcGACCTCCTCTTCCCCCTCGAGTGGCAGCCTCTCGTAGGTGGCATTACCAAACGTCGTGGCGACTACCATGACGGGTCCCGTGGCGAGGAGCGACCCCACGACGCTGCCCCCCAACACCTGGCACTGTTCGCCGGCGAGGTAGACGGTCAGGCCGGTGGAACCCGGCAGGGCCGGACCGGGCAGGAACGTGCCAGTCAGCGACAGGATCTCGAAGCGGCCGTGCATGGTGACGACGGCGCCGGGTGCAGCTGGCTGTCGAAGGGTGACGTTGGCGACTGTACCGACGCCGCTGAGCACGCTGACGCCGCACTGCCGGCGGCGTGCGAACTGCGCGATGCACTCGGCTACGTCGGCGCCGCCCGCGACCTCCATCACGTGGCTCCGGAGCACGTTGGGGCTGTCGCGGGTGATGAAAATGGGGGGCTTTGGCTTGTTCTTCGATCCAGGGGGCCGCCCGCGAGGGCGACGGCTGCCGACCTCCACCGCTCCTTCTCTGGGGTCGTCGTCGTTGTGCCGGTCGTCTTCGTCGTCGGCTTGGGCGAAGACCTCGGGCGCCTTAGAGGGCATCCCATCACCAAGCTTCTTGGGGCCGGTGGATGCCGGTTCGGCTCCGGGAAGACCGAGGTTACCTGCCCACCAAGGGTTCGCCAGCTTCTCGGTCTAAAGCACTAGAGCTTCTGGCTTCAGGtctctctcttccttctcctACTGATGCCAGAAAAGAAACGAATAGGAAGAAGGTTCTCCTCTGGAGAAAATTGAGAGGAAAAGTCTAAGCTCGAGCAAGTCCTTTTACTTACCAAGCATATAGCATCGGAGACATATATGATTGAGGAAGCAGGAAACAAGTTTGACCTACATCGCGAAGAAGGAAGGATGCAAGAAGGACCTTAATGAACATCTACACGAAACAGAAGGAGCTCTCAGCTC
It encodes the following:
- the LOC103972090 gene encoding AT-hook motif nuclear-localized protein 20, whose translation is MPSKAPEVFAQADDEDDRHNDDDPREGAVEVGSRRPRGRPPGSKNKPKPPIFITRDSPNVLRSHVMEVAGGADVAECIAQFARRRQCGVSVLSGVGTVANVTLRQPAAPGAVVTMHGRFEILSLTGTFLPGPALPGSTGLTVYLAGEQCQVLGGSVVGSLLATGPVMVVATTFGNATYERLPLEGEEEVEEEETGGGGGLLDPSLLSMYNLPPNLIPDGGQLAHDAIARAHARRPPY